A stretch of Lactuca sativa cultivar Salinas chromosome 6, Lsat_Salinas_v11, whole genome shotgun sequence DNA encodes these proteins:
- the LOC111898921 gene encoding protein MODIFYING WALL LIGNIN-1 → MDSKVAVYCAIAAVLGIIAAATGFAGEATRVKASEVFIVLDSCVYPSSPALALGIVSAVFTIITRIYISVSFGGSGCCRSDPNSTPISKLLFVLSWVASVIAVILLLTAAGLNNRQGGQIDSYGYITCYVVKPGIFAAGAILALLSAVFGIGAYLTISSATQAATGPTGPLPVGAGVDLEKYPQQYTPQQYTHQQYPPQQYPAQQYPPQQ, encoded by the exons ATGGATAGCAAAGTTGCAGTGTACTGCGCAATTGCAGCGGTCCTCGGAATAATAGCTGCAGCCACCGGTTTCGCAGGGGAAGCAACTAGGGTTAAG GCTTCTGAAGTCTTTATCGTGCTTGATTCTTGTGTTTATCCAAGTAGTCCAGCACTTGCACTTGGAATCGTATCAGCTGTGTTCACAATCATTACACGAATTTACATAAGTGTTTCGTTTGGTGGATCTGGTTGTTGTCGAAGCGACCCTAATTCGACCCCAATTTCAAAACTCCTTTTTGTATTGTCATG GGTAGCTTCAGTTATAGCTGTGATACTATTGCTTACAGCTGCAGGACTAAATAATAGACAAGGTGGACAGATTGATTCATATGGTTATATTACATGTTATGTTGTGAAGCCAGGAATATTTGCAGCAGGAGCTATATTAGCTCTGTTAAGTGCAGTTTTCGGGATTGGTGCGTATCTTACAATATCTTCAGCAACACAAGCCGCTACTGGTCCTACAGGTCCACTCCCAGTTGGTGCCGGTGTTGATCTCGAGAAATATCCTCAGCAATACACTCCTCAGCAGTACACTCATCAGCAATACCCTCCTCAGCAGTACCCTGCTCAGCAATACCCTCCACAACAATAG